Genomic segment of Alligator mississippiensis isolate rAllMis1 chromosome 6, rAllMis1, whole genome shotgun sequence:
TTCTGGAAACCTCAGAAGCAGCTACCTCAGTCAGTTATAAAGTgctctttgttttctgtttgctttatCTTTTAAGTACAATGCAATCTTAAGGAAGCACACCCACTCCTTAATGTTTTCCTTGGGAACTAGGAACATGTGCTAGAGAGCATTTCAGTGCTGACATGTAAAAGTTAGGTGTATATTATGAAAGCAGGAGGTGCGGGGGTTGGTGGCAATGATGGTAGCAGAGGAAATAATATTTGTATTGAACTTTAATGGATGCAGGGTCCAGATTGCACACTAAATTGTAATCCTTTGTTCTTGGTCCAGACCTAGTGATAGACTGCAACTAACTAATGGGGAAATTGTGAACTTGCATTGTTTGACGAttgctttttttaaaggttgTTACATCTCACATTTTCACTTAGCTGAAACTTTAAAATGTCAGCAGCTAAACTGTTTGTTGCTCAAATGCATAAGCAGCAAGTGTATCTTGTTTGCCTTAATTACTTTGCCTTCCATAATGGAGAAGATGCTTTGCTATCATTTGTAAAAGCCATCTTTCTCCTTTCTTACATATTTAATTTTGCTTTACTGCTGCATGTGGCTTTGTCAGATACCAATAGTGTAAcaaagtgggagtgggggaggaggggggggtgaCTGAGACACCAGCCCAGGGCTCACAAGCATCCAGTTACACCCATGTCAAATATTAAGGTCTCTAGGAACCCCTTGAGTTGATTTTAGCAAATGTTCACTCTGCTACCCTACAGAAGTTGATCCTGGCCCAATGACAGGAGTAGAATATTACATGTATAAAAGGGTGAGGATGGGATGCACATGTAACTTTATTTGCACAGGTAACCTGTACTAGCTCAGGTGTGTGCCATGTCCCCCTCTCAAGGCTGTTGTGAGAGGATAACAGCTTAGTACTGTTACTATGCAATGTGGTTACTCCTTTAGCACAGGCAGTGGGGTTCTGTTCTGTAACTGAAAGTCCCAGGATCAAAGCCTTATGGGATTAATTTAACCAGCCTCTTACTTAGGCGTCTTGGAGAATGACTTTGTACATACTGGTGCACAAGATTGCAATGACTAATAAATTAAAAAGACTTAAAATGATATGCACAATCTGtcctttattttaaatttatactCAGTTAGACATAAAAAAGAATAGATGGCCAAATCTGATAAATCATTTAGTAATCTCTTCAATTTCACCAAGGTCCAGAGTTGAATCTTCAAATCCAGACCTGCATTTAAGGCTTTTGGTTCCAGATGGTAATTAAATGATACATGGTTTAGGTCAGATGCACTTAAAACCTCAGAGCCTGAGTACCTGGAAGAGGTACTGTAAGGAAAAAAGGTTTGGGGATTTACAAGTGTCAGACTCAGCTGATCCTCTTATATGTCATATACATAAAGCTAACTTCTTTTATTGAATATTTGGTTTAATTTATGGTGGGATAACAGCATACACATGGGCAATTATTGTGGATCAACTAGCGTacagtaaagttctcctttacCTGATCCTCGTGGTAACTAGGCTTCCATTGTTTAGGTTTAGCTGAACATTGTTTAGCTGAACAGTGATCTTGTAAGAACTCTGCTTTGGAGGTAGAAATGTTATGCAGTTTGGAGATTTTGGAATTGCATGTAATCCCGATTTGAATTTAAATCTGAATACTGAACTCCTCACCAAACCCAATATAGGTTCCAAACCTGCCTCCTTGGCTTATATCTAACAAAAGCAAGGATCAAACTAGACTTCTTTGACCACTGAGCAAACAAGTTTGATCATTTTAATGTTAATGTTTTGACAAAGGTCAGCTCTATTGTTTCCAACAGTATAGTGCCTGAATCTGAAATTCAAATTGTTAGTAGCAATAATGGAATCCGTGGTTTAGCTCAGGCTTAACTGGCAGTGATACATTTATATTAGTGGAGGAAATGTTTTCTTGTACAAATAGCTTGTGTGCTGTTTGAAGCCAATAACATAATGAGAAAGTTAACTAATGAATTCTGTTTTTTCAGGATACATTTGAAATCCCAATCTTCTGAAGTATTTCATGCTTGAAAGAATTTgacagcttttaaaaatgttaatgggTTAATTATGAAAAATAGGGATTACCCTGCTTTACCACTTTTTCAGTTGGAAAATTTCAATACATTGAAAAAGTCCTCCCTACTTTTTCACTTCTCTTCTTCTATTAGAAAAATTGTGATAGTCAAAGAGCAAGAGAAGGAGAAAACCCTGGCAGTCCAAAACTAGAAATGGAAACTGGCATTTTCAGTTTTCAGAAACTGAAATGAACCAtttgaaattgaaataaaatgaaatcaaagacattgaaaaactgaaaacaaatcaAAATGTCTGTTTCCCAGTTTCGGTTTTGACGAAACATTTTCCAGCAGCCATCAAAAATACCACTATAACGATAGTTTGTAGTATATAGagtttgtcacggcggggtcctcacggagggccgtgatctccttgaggccctctcaccgtgctactccggcccgagggcaccccccacgtcttgatggaatatatgtaatagggaggctgccttgtgtttcctcgggcctgtcagctcctggacccctcgtgggtctccccgtataatgggcgctacccaagcgccctagccttatgggctatgcgtggctcctacctcccccgataccacgccccaagcctcgcagatgtaaaggacgttgttcggtctatacgcccgcttcccgggcctcctctctaatgtggcccaccctgggctccctctctcgtgccctgccggtgtggttccgctcagggactctctagcgggcccgccggtcctatgggccaaccgcacggataccctccctgactctggctccctgcgctgctactccctgtcttctcaggggcaaccgcagcgccctgccttggtctgagggggattgccgcactagcctgcggctgggctcgctatgcccgtgcgcccatgctgggctactcaatagtacacaagggcattccccctctctggggggggctcgccgcacccacactgggctactcaataaaacacaatggcgttccccctctctggggcttgccatgcccacactgggctcctcagtaataccgcccctgtcctggggccaggggctatgttcctcccacatgcaatccggggtctcggtccccgtccgcaacctacgggttgcgcccgcgacccactggccgcgctcctcgccgccagttggtcatacactggcgtgcgagctgcgccttccctggcgctatgtagataatgcaccctcttggcgctagggcaccccacactctctggggtccctatagttgaggcctcctccaacccctacagcctcacccaagcctccgggtgtaatagcacaaacacaagcccctaggctgtaacacaaatgcaagccgcctggccataactcctcatcatagctcaagcctccagggctatcatgagctgtacttgcgacttaggctccttcccatatctcggctgagggagctcctgcctctccggctgctggcagagaactgccagcctggcctcagccctgagctttaagggccaggccctgccccctacaggcagctggctccgcttggttgttccggcaacccacagctgtgctcacttggttctgccagggctctctccctggcagtttctcctctcttaggagcaggcactaaggtgccctgcgacacacctccCCCTCCAAGATCCTGACTCACCGAGGCAGATCTTCCCTTCTCCTCAGGTATTGCCGGATTCGGGGTTTCTTCTCAGCCTGTCTTCTGGCACCTGTGGGTAATTCCTACAAACAGCGGAGGTTTTAAGGCACCTCCTCCTCGCCTTTTACCCAGGGGCGCATCACGTGGGATTTCTTGGGAGCCACCCTGCCAAAGGTAGCCCCGCCCACATTTGCCAACCCTGGTAGGGTGCACTTCAGGCTCaccttcttttgttttctttctacagCCCCCTCATTTTACCAAGccggcttcttctctcttcctcagAGAGTTACTTCTTATTGCTTGGGATGGATTTTCCTCTCCATCCTCCTATGTCCCAAACTTCCTCTTCTTTGGGGCCCTCGTAATGGGTCCCCTCTTCCTACGGCTTCTTCCCAGTCCATAAGCGTTCCCCAGAGCTCCCACTGTTTTCTCAAAGCCTTCTGGGCATACTCTTCTCCCCAAAACTCTACCTTCCCTCGGTTGGTAGGTCTTCCATTAGGCCCTTTATATATCGTCACATAGGCCACCCCTCCAATCCTCATATCTATGAGTCTCCTTAAAGTCCACCACTGGACTCGCCCTGGGAGGTGGCTAATGTACACGCATGGCCTCTTCTTCCTCTCTTGATCTCCGCTCGACCGAATTACCTTCGGTGGAGATGGCCCTTCTGCCTCCTTAACTGGGTCTGCCCTTTGCACTCAGACTGGTCTCTGCGGTCGTGCTGGGCTAGATATTCCTTCTTTAAGGTGGAGCTTGAGTCGTCCAtctcctccccccttaagttccTTGGGGTTCTGGCCCCTTCTTTCCAATTTGGGCCCTTGCACCTTCCCTTTATTCTGGGCTTCTGCCACTCTCTGCCCTCTGGGAGCCCTATCGGCTCTATCACCCATCAGAGCCTTTGCCATTTCTGGACTCTGGTCCTTTTGTCTTAGCTGTCTGCCTTCCTGAGTATGTCTAGGGTAGCTTAGATCACCGTTTTTGCGGTCCCCCCTGTCCGGCTCACTGCCTTGAACAGGTATTGTATCCCCCTTATCTACCTTCATTTGTTGCCCCTCTTTTGGTACTATCAGTACCCCAGCATTGTGCTCGCTGGCCAGTTTCTCTACCTTTTCCCTCAAGCCATTTAATTCTTTTGTATACTGGCTTGCCCAGCGAATCCATTCCTGTTTGAGGTATTTGATCACAATGGGGATACTCTCTCCCCCCATTCTTGCCACTTCTGTCTCAGGGGATCCCTCCATCATCATACCCTTTTCTACGTTCTCTATTCCCATCTCCTCCTTGGAGCTTCCTCTCCCAGTATTCTTATGGAGCTCCTGGTCTTCTTGGACCTTCACATGTATGGTCTGTGCCGTCTCAGCCCATTTCTCCATTTCTAACAAGAAATTTCTCAGggcttccagctcctgcagctgctcctgttgCTCCCTGCTAATCTTGGATTTATACTCCTCCAACTGCAAGCTTACTGCagtcaatctctctctctgcgcTTGAGCAACTTGTGTCAGTTGCTGCTCGAAGTCTGCTTGTACTATTCTCTCTGTGACTGTGCTCTCTTCTACACAGGTCCTCAGGGACTGCACCTCTTTCTCTAGGTGGTCCTTTTCTCTTTCCACTTCTTGCCTTTGAGCCCGCAATTCTACACACTCCCTTGTTTTATCTCTTAGCTCTGTTTCGAGGGACTGTTTCTGTGTTTCTAAAGCCTCCTGACTGGCCGTATATTCTCtcactctctccatctctcttatTATCACTTTCCTGGTTTCTTCTACCTGGGTGTGAttctctgccagcttctctctaagCTCCAGAACCAAGCGTTCAGCCTGTTCAGACCTCTCCCGCCAGATTCCCACGTTCTCATGCATGGTCTCTATCTGCTCTGCTTGGTCACGGATCTCCTCCTGGAGGGCTGCTATGAGGTTCTTGGATACCTCCAGCCACTGCCTCGCTTCTTTTTGCTCCCCCGTCTGGCCTGTATCAGGCTCTGGGGACTTCTTCTCTCATGCTGCTAACCGTTTCTGCATTTCTCAGAGCTTTTTCTCCCGCTGCCTACTTCTCTTAGTTTCCTCTGCCACGAGCCGTTCTATTGCTCGGgtcttctctgcttctgctgccaaTAGGCGCCTGATCTCTTTGGAGCTTCCTTTTTTTCCGGGTTGTCCCCGCAGTTCTAAAGTGGCCACTTTGGCCTCGGCTTGCTCTTTTTGTGACTGAGCTATCTCTAGCTCCCATTCTACTCGTTCGATATTTTCTTCTAGCTTGCTCACTTGTAACAGCCATTCAAAATTCTCTCGTTTCAGGCTTTCTATATTGTCTATCCCTGCCATGACTCTGTTTGTCTTAAACCAGACCCAATGTCCTCAAACGCTCTCAACTGACATTGTCTCTCCGGATCTGGGCTTGCCTTCTCAAGCACCTCAATCTCACTGCCCTGTTGATCTGTAAAATAGCCCTAAGGTTCATTTTCCCTTTTCAGGGTCACGGGTTCTTTCCCCATGCACAGCcgtttcccggccaatgcaccagatgtcacggcagggtcctcacGGTGGGCCGTGATCTctttgaggccctctcaccgtgctactccggcccgagggcaccccccattctcgcccgccacgtcttgatggaatatatgtaatagggaggctgccttgtgtttcctcgggcctgtcagctcctggacccctcgtgggtctccccgtataatgggcgctacccaagcaccctagccttatgggctatgtgtggctcctacctcccctgataccacgccccaagcctcgcagatgtaaaggacgttgttcggtctatacgcccgcttcccgggcctcctctctaatgtggcccaccctgggctccctctctcatgccctgccggtgtggttccgctcagggactctctagtgggcccgccggtcctatgggccaaccgcacggataccctccctgactctggctccccgcgctgctactccctgtcttctcaggggcaaccgcagcgccctgccttggtctgagggggattgccgcactagcttgcggccgggcttgctatgcccgtgcgcccacactgggctactcaatagtacacaagggcgttccccctctctgggggctcgccacacccacactgggctactcaataaaacaaaatggcgttccccctctctgggggcttgccgcgcccacactgggctactcaataacatacaagggcgttccccctctctggggcccgctgcgcccacactgggctactcaataacatacaatggcattccccctctctggggcttgccacacccacactgggctcctcagtaataccgcccctgtcctggggccaggggctatgttcctcccacacgcaatccggggtcttggtccccatccgcaacctacgggttgcgcccgcaacccactggccgcgctcctcgccgccagttggtCATACACTGGCgtgtgagctgcgccttccctggtgctatatagataatgcgccctcttggcactagggcaccccacactctctggggtccctatagttgaggcctcctccaacccctacagcctcacccaagcctccgggtgtaataacacaaacacaaagcaaaaccacaagcccctaggctgta
This window contains:
- the LOC132251249 gene encoding kinesin-1 heavy chain-like, whose translation is MHENVGIWRERSEQAERLVLELREKLAENHTQVEETRKVIIREMERVREYTASQEALETQKQSLETELRDKTRECVELRAQRQEVEREKDHLEKEVQSLRTCVEESTVTERIVQADFEQQLTQVAQAQRERLTAVSLQLEEYKSKISREQQEQLQELEALRNFLLEMEKWAETAQTIHVKVQEDQELHKNTGRGSSKEEMGIENVEKGMMMEGSPETEVARMGGESIPIVIKYLKQEWIRWASQYTKELNGLREKVEKLASEHNAGVLIVPKEGQQMKVDKGDTIPVQGSEPDRGDRKNGDLSYPRHTQEGRQLRQKDQSPEMAKALMGDRADRAPRGQRVAEAQNKGKVQGPKLERRGQNPKELKGGGDGRLKLHLKEGISSPARPQRPV